gacagagcagaggacaaaatggtggaagctgaaaagggaagagtgttgtaTGACTTTTCGGAAGGAAtgaagacaggctctgggtggtcaaaAGGTGCTGCCAGacgactggacaactacagctaatgtgatcagggagacaggtaggagagtactttgtgtgtcatctggaaggaaagtagataaggagacttggtggtggaatgaggaggtacaggagtgtatacataTGAAAAGagaactttgaagagttgaagaacgtggaaaatgagagagaacaaagactagaagaggtgactgttgtggaccaggatgtagcaaatactagtcaggatgaagtgaggagggcattgaagaggatgaagagtggaaaggcagtaggtcctgatgatatacctgtaggggtatggaagtgtctaggagaggtggcagtagagtttctgactgggttgttcaacaggatctcagatggtgagaagatgcctgaggaatggaggagaagtgtgctggagcccatttttaagaacaagggagatgtgcagagttgtggcaactacagaggaataaagctgatgagccatacaattaagttatgggagagagtagtggaagctagactaagggcagaagtgaacatttgtgagcagccgtatggtttcatgccaaaaaagagtactacagatgcagtatttgctttgaggatgttgatagagaagtacagagaaggccaaacagagctgcattgtgtttttgtagatctagagaagcttatgacagggtgcccagagaggaactttggtattgtatgaggaagtctggagtggcagagaactatgttagagcggtgcaggacatgtatgaggactgtaagacagtggtgaggtgtgctgtaggtgtgacagaggagttcaagccTGTCcatcgctatggtgatggacaggctgacagatgaggttagacaggaatctccatggactatgatgtttgcagatgacattgtgatttgcagtgagagcagggaacaggtggagtagaagctagagaggtggaggtttgtcctggaaaggagaggaatgaaggttagccgcagtaagacagagtacatgtgtgtgaatgacaaggacccaagtggaagagtgaggttacagggagaagagatcaagtaGGTGAAGGATTTttagtacttagggtcaacagtccagaacaatggagagtgtggaaaagaggtgaagaagtgtgtacaggcaggatggtacgataggaaaaaagtgtcaggtgtgatgtgtgatagaagagtttcagctaaaatgaaaggacaggtgtacaaaactggtgagaccagagatgttgtttggtctagagacagtgtcactgaggaaaagacaggaggagacagagctgcaggtagcagatatgaagatgctgaggttctctctgggagtgaccaggaaggataggatcaggaatgagtacatcagagggacagcacatgttagaggttttggagataaagtcagagaggacagactgagatggtttggacatgtccagaggagagatagtgaatatattggtagaaggatgatgagttttgaactgccaggcaggaggcctagaggaagaccaaagaggaggtttatggatgtagtgaaagaggacatgaaggtagttggtgcgagagaagaggatgcagaagacagggttagatagaggcaactgattcgctgtggcgacccctgaagggaaaagccgaaaggaaaagaaaaagaagaataacaaTAGtcgtaacaataataatgattttattgtattaaattcATATTCACTTTATTATTTCTACTTTCTGAATACAAGTTAATACATGACTATAATTTAATCCTAGGAATGTGTGATAATTTCTTTATACCTGTAAGGCACTGAACCAGCTGTTTGCGGTGGGTTTCAGGTACAATGGGGGTGGGTAACTCCCGCAGGAAGAGTTTGAGGAGTGAAGCCACAGTGGGGACATCTTGCTCATCCAGATCCACTCTCTCTCCCCTGTCCCAGCGCTGCCTCAGTTGCCTGGTCTGCACCACAGACCCAGACAGACGGAACAGACCTCTATAGTGCAATCCTGTGACAAGGACAAAGCAGATTTGCTATACCCAAAGGCACATACAtcatagaaagagagagatctATTAAATTGGACTTAATTAAATGGATCAGACAACAAGAGTACATGTGCCCAAATTACCCTTGTTATCCAGGAAATCCACCATATCTCTAAACACAAGAGGTATTCCACAGATCATCTGGCCATCTTCTCTCAGTGTTTCCAAGgcaacaccaaacacacacctggtggTCAGTTCTGGCTGTGTCACCAGGGTGGAAGTAATGGGCTCAGGCTTTAtctttggtggcctcagtattctCACTGAGGATGAATCGTTCTGCATGGAGAAAGGGGTAGTATAGCTGGTTCAATTTGCTCCATCGTAACATCCTTTCGACATATCCCTAAACGACCAAAGGCCACAAGCATAGTGATGATCATAAAACTCAAGGCGCTGAAGTTTTAAATGATCCACTCCATTGAACAATAACAATATAAATTCAATCAGCACACAATGAAAAAGTTCTATTAACTCAATGACTATttctacaattaaaaaaagatgtctAAATTtattgaatatacagtatatgtgtgtgtgtgtgtgttatatactgtatactgtatatatgtatattatatatatacatatctatacacacacatatacagtatatatattgcgtgtatatatatatatatatatatatatatatatatatatatatatatatatatatatatatatatatatatatatatatatatatgcatgcaacataaatgtaacacatataacaacaaaaatccttgtaaaataaataggttaaaCACCCTGTCTTTATTTCCTACACCAGACAGGCCTTGGCGTGGAGCTAAGTGTTAACATCTTAACTTACACAGAGCGACAGCGACGCGCTGGCTCCCATTTTCAGCCCAGCGGACCGGGGCAGCTCTCCATTTTTCAGGTGCAGTCGTTGGACGTGTTTCCCCTTCTCGACATGATGCTCCACTGACTGTCCGAAACGGAAAGGGAAAGTTCGACGCGTGAGTATCTGAAAAACGATGCTGTTAAAATGGAGCAACTCTGTAGAAGTACAGTGTGTTTATGTTACTTGTCACGTGACACATGTAACCATAGTGACCGCTGCAGAAGTCGAAGGAGCAGGCTTGTTTGAGATGCTTAATTGTAGCTCCGGCCTATCACTGTCAAACAATGGCGCCACCTGCAGGTGGACAGGATAGTAATCAGTcagaaaattaatcaaaattttAATACCAATGTGACTTCACCATCCTGTAATAAGAAACTGTGAACTTCAGTATGTTATTCAGACTCTATAATAAATGAGTTACAACCTGTGAACTCAAAATCTTAATTCAAGTATGTTTTATTGgcacttttttaaataatgaaataaaactgaaatattgaCAAATAGCATAAAAAAGAACGACAACCAAACATAATGCCTCTTTTGATTCGGTACTAGGCCTACTGGTACCACAGCGGCACCTTGTAAATACCCTCTACCAGCACAAACAGCAAAACACATATCAGCAGCTATAGCCTATCTTAACATCTGAAACAGGACCTATCAAAAATACATTTGCGGTAGTATATTTAACAATGACAATGAGTGTAAATGCCTATTGCACTGCATTTAACGGTGgtcacatttttttaacctaaaAACATCATTTCAGCGCTACAGCTGGTTTTGTGCATATTAAAGTCACTAGCACATATGAccttaaaaatgtatgtcaaTACAAAAGTTTATCAAACAATGCACAGACATAAACCTGTGTCTGATGTTCCATTGCATGTGCAAACaagtacacagacacacaatcaacacacacacaagtacttTATACACACATGATAAAAAAGGGACCAGCCTGGTCACAAGGAACGTGAGCAGGAGTCATGACAAACATGCCACAAAGAGTAGAAACATGCTGCTGAGTTTGGACTAATATACATCAGGATCTCCTCTGTACTTTTAATCCAGAAGCAGGAGGTATATGAAAGTAAGACAGTTGGAAAATCAGCCTGTAAAGACATtgcaaagaaggaaaaaaaatagtacaaataaaataaatgtagacTGTTAAGTCATTTAAAACAGGCATTGTGTGTTTCGACAGGCATTGACTATTATTGATGCTTTGGTAAAATACATAGTGGTGTAATTAAGATAAACAAGGATCTTGCAAACAGAACATTATAttgtaaatattgaaaatatatgtgtatattgAATCAAAGACAAAGACTCCCTCCTTCATTCCAGTCCCTGTATTCTTTTTTTGGGAGATCTTTTATGTATTTGCAGAGTGGTTTTCAAACCTCAATTAACACAGTTATCATTTCACAATGCATTAATGTTATTCATAAACAGTACTGTGGTCTTTTTTAGAGTTACAGTGACGTGAAAGCTATTGTTCAAATACGAAACAAGACTCCGAGTCAGGAGGCTGAACAGCATTGTTCaggtgacattaaaaaataaaccaacaatcctactaatagaaaaaaaacaacagcactgGCATCGAACCATCAAAACATCTGCAGTATGTGGTTTGGACCTGAGAAATGCAGGGTAAGTACAGACTAAAGATCTGTATTCCCAAACCTCTGGCAAGTATTTGGGTACATTATAACCTGGCAGCAAAACTACGAGGTGAAGACCCCCGTACATCACAGAAAGTGAAGTCTTCCTAGCAGTGGTCCAGGTATGCAAATGCTTGTCAGCAAACATTTGCTGGGCAGTAGGGATTAGATTTGAATCTGTATGAAAGATTCGATCTCAGGCTACAGAGGCAACTTTGTCACAGCTGGTGGTGTAAAGGACGTCCCGTCTGTTGTTGTCGTCTTTCCTGTTCCAGCAGGGAAGGGTGagtagaaagaaaatgaatgatccCATGACAACGCAACCCCCACTGAAGTAGAACGCATAGTCATATGACTGAGTCCAGTCAAAGAACCAACCTGCATAGAGAGAAGGAGAACAATTAACGAGAATTCCCAGCAAGCTatcaacacatttaaaaatgtaggtAAAGACAAACCATCCTACCTACAACAGGGGGTCCAAGCATGATCCCAATGCCTCCAAAGAACATGAGGATACCATAGGCTTGTGACAGTCTTTCCAGTCCAACAATCTTTGTGGTGATGTAAGAGGTCAGAGACCAGTTTCCAGAGAAGAAACCCAATATGACAGACAGGATTTGCAGTCCAAAATAACTCTTAGTGATGGGAATGAGAAGCAATGACATGCCTCCTGCAAACATGGTGAAGGCGTACAGGTAGAGGCTGTTGATCCACCTGATGTCCACAAGGACACCCAGTACCAGTTTACCCACACAAGTGGCAATGGCTCCTATTGACACCAGAGGTATGAAACTAACTTCTTCAATAAGTCCCTGACTCTGTGCTACATCCTCTATAAAGAGCACTGGAGGGTATGCCCCCAGGCTAAAGAGGAAGACAGCAATACAGTATGCCACCATGGCTTGATCTTGCAAGATCTCGTACATAGACTGTATGTACTTTGAGTAGGACTGTTGCTTCTTCTGTATAACTTTCATGATGGCCAACCCAGACAGAAagctgcttttcttcttctctgtctcaGTAGCCAAGTCACTGGCATCGATTGTGATGAGCAACTCCTTTACCATCAGAGTTTTCTCTGGACTGGCTGAGTTGGAACCTGTTTTGATCTTCAGGTCTTCCTGAAACGGAGGCTTCTCGAAAAGCTGCTCCTCTGTGCTCCGTTCCAGAGCGGCCTTCTGTTTGAGGTAGTATCTTGGCATGTTCAGGGGTCTCATGAAGCCGGCACAGGCCATGATGTTTAGTGCTACAGCTCCGATGATCAGTAGGCAGCCATCCAGGCCATACAAGACAATCAGCTCATTCTGAGCAGTGGCATAGATGAAGGTGCCAACACTTGTACCTGGGCGAGAAGAAGAACAGAGAAATTCAGTGATTGGGTAAGAAAATTACATATTAATAATCAATGCAAATGAAAGCCATTATGTGTGGAATAATACATGAGGATATTTTCAATCCTTATGAAAACCAGGACagcctttttaaaataaaaattttaccACATGGGGGTGCCAAAGTCCGAAATGTGCTACACAACAGCATTAACATGGGGTGTACCTCAACAAATAATCATTTCATAACCACAGTATAAAATTGGATTTTTGTTCCAACTCTGACCACACCTTTGAGGTGGGATATGTTGCACCTGTAACCACATCCAACAGCAATGTCACAAAGTACCGATGCCCTCCACAGCAGAAAGGTAACCTCTGTGAGACCTTTGTGAGAAAGAGCTTAAAAATCCAAATAACTTTCCTCATCATGGGGAGTCCTGTCTGACATAATTTAAGTCTACCATCAACCTAACCAAAACATCATCATAATTTCTAATATTTCTGTGACTTCATATGTTCATCACCGGTCCAGTCTATGCTCCTCCCAAAGAGACCACACTGCCTTTGCTCAGCACCTCAGCATCCTGAGACACCAAGCAGCTCACACATGAAAGAAGAGGGTGAGCGGCGATACCTGTGGTGACGATGCCGAGGGCGAGGCCACGTCTCTTGTCAAAATATTGACAGGTGATTGTCAGTGTGGCTGCATAGACCAGACCACAACCCAAGCCTGTAGTAGGAGTGAGGACAAACAGAGACGAGGAAGATTTCTATTAGTCTAGGTAAATGAGGAAAAAGCTTTGTTTGTTGAAAATATTCAGGAATTGGAATTAACTTAGATAGTATGTATCAGAAAATGGGTTATGCACATAAGGGTACAGTATAGTATGTAATAGTATACTATATTGCAGTTTTTTTCTACTTCATGTAATGTTTCCTAGCTTTTGTTTGACTTAATTTTAGAGAGACAGAGTAGTTGAGTAGCTGAGAGATAAGTTTTTGTTTCTTGCTTTGAGGCACTAGTCACCTCAGAAGCAAAAATAAACTGCTTTGGTACTCTGAGATACTGTGTACTTGGATTTGAGTGTGGGAGAGTGGTAGCTCAACATGTGTTATGTCTAGGTTCCCCTAGCCTGGGAACATAATATATGTATTTTGCAACTTTGTGAATAATGCCTGGATCTGAATAACATTCAAAACTGAGCACACTGtgaacaaaatagaaaaagatcAACACAAAAAACCTTTGGTGGAAACAGTGTCAGTCATTATAATGCATATGACATTTATTTGCATAAGCTATTGAGCTAGTTTTTGATGGAAACTGCCATTAACATGTGTTTtcctaaataaatataaaactaaCAATGAAGCAAACTATCATGGAATGACTTCTTTTAGGAGCAATGATATAATAGCAAAACTTTGCAGCAGTTGCATAGAGTCTGTaaactttgtgtttctgtacatTAGGAGATCATTAAAAACACTAATTTACAATGTCCTAATCTCTATGTTCAGAGGGAAGTGTgcatagcttttttttttttaaactgaacgCCCTTTAGCACAGGATCTACAGTAAACAAGCTGCACGTGTACATGCCACCACGGCCATCACCCAGACACAcctctaaaaatatatataactgTCTTCAGAAATGTATAGCCGTTTTCAACTCATTGCTGACTGTGCGCATCAAATTTATGCATAGCTGGGCAGTAAATTAAATTGCAATAAAAGGTGGGGCTGGCAGAGCAGAGACACACTTGTGTGGATAAAGagccaataaaaaataatgggTGGATCCAATTATGCCATGATATTATCTTTTTATCAACATCACTGACAAATTCACGCAGAAAATTTAAACAGTTGGTGTAAAGCTGAAATATCTCAGTCAACATAAAATAGCATGTTGCTGTTTCATTCCAAGAGGAGTGTTCTGGAGTAGTGGTATTTACTGTTAGGATCTAATCAGCCTCTGTCAGTACATAATAGTTTGAATAGACATTCGGGTTGTTTTAAATAAGTACAGAATGtgttatgaaaatgttttgtgttcaacAGATAAGAAGCAACATCAGACATTTCTTTAATTACAATTCTAAAAACCATGCCTCTACCTGACTGTTATTAGACAGTTAATGAACAAGGTCGAAGTACGATAGCCACcaagaaaataattattttcttacCGACCACAATCCCATAGGAGAAGATGAGGAACTGGACATTAGGAGCAAAGGCACTGAGCATCAGGCCACCTGCCACCATTACGCCACTGAAGATGGTCACGGGACGAGCCCCAAAGTTGTCTACGCAGATGCTGCAGACAGGACCTGTGGGAAAATAAACAGAAGGACAATAATAAAAAAGGgtaatgaaaaatacaaaaagcagtggaaagagacaaaaagaggCAAAGAGTGTGACtacaaaaccaaaacatttaGGGAATTGAAAGCAGTGTTGTGACACATGACGAGGACTTGGCTGAACCTGACACCAAATCTGGCCAGTCATTTTAGAAGCAGCCATTCGAGCCATGCATGAGGCCGGCACGTGAGCCCGGCCAGGACAGAAATGTCAACCTAGACGTCAATCTATCAGCAGTCCTGTTTGCTCAGCACTGTCATGATGTCAGGACACTTAGAGTCTGCAGATGGAAATGATAAACACTTAATTTTTATTCTGTCTCTTGAATATATAGTTATAGTAATAACTATAACTACATATATAACTACATATATAACTACATATAtaactacatatatatatatatatatatatatatatatatacagtatatatagatatagCTATAGATAGATAGTTTGTGCCCCTATCTGTCctcactctctcttttctctgtaGCCACATACAGAATAATTGATCCTCTATCATTCATAACATTGCTGATTTCCACTTTCTTTACTCTCCTACAAAATCAATGCAAACAATTTTGCTGGGGGAGCCACAAAGTGCCCATCAATTGTTGGTTGTTCCCACTCTGTTGAAACATTACTATAAGCCACAACTTTCCACAACCTGTAACAATAGATAAACTTGTTGATGACGAATGGTTTGTATCACCCCTTTAAATAATCATTACCGGTCAGAGCACTTTTCCTTATTGTGTCTGTTGTGTAACGTGGTATAACAAATGATAAGGAATCGATTGTGAGGGAGAGTGTCTAATTCCCTTCTTTAAATACAACACACATATTTTATCAGTCCAAACCAACAATTTGATACTAACGTACACTTTTCAAATGCTAAAAACATAATCTGAAGGGAAAACTGCTGACAGAGGGCTTCTTCATTTGCTTCCATCTCTTTGTAACATCACAATGATATAACCGCTGACAAACTTTATATCCTTAATTTCAATGGGGAACCAGTTCAAGATTATTAATCTATCATATTGGGTTCTACTCACTCGCTACAAGTCCAACTCCAGCTACAATGGAGCCCACCCAGGCTGTCACACCCTTTCCCTCCTGGAAGGCATGTAACCACTCAGGGTACAGGACGCCCACCGACTGGGGCGATCCATACGCCAGGAGCTGAGCCATGAAGGAGGCTACAACAATCATCCATCCCCATCCTCCGTCCATGACTTCAGTAGACGCAGCCATAGCGCTGATGTTACTGCTGCCCTCTGGGTTCTGCTACAGCTTCGAAAGAGGATGGATTCCTgaggaggaaacacaaagacaaacattacagtttagGAACACATCCCAGAAATGTTTCTAACTGAAGCACCAGAAGTTTGGAGAATTTACACTCACACAAAGCCTAGATGGAGAAAAAGGTTGCTGTTGCCATAGCAAACAGGCAAGTCACCTGAATGAGGTCTTAAAAACTCACTGAATGTGACATAAAAAGGACTCCTCCTTTTGTTACTGTCTGTATAACCACACCTCAGAAGAGGAGGTGAACCCTggcccccaccccaaccccatcCCCTGGACCTTTCACCTGCCTCTTAAAAGATCCAGCTCTGTCCAAAAGGTAGTAGGTGACACCCTGTTGATATTTCAAACCTTTCTAAATCTATAAATCAATTCCAGAGTAACTTTATACTTTATCACTCTATCATTAAAGCAACTTTACTCAAGCTTTGCGTCCAGTGTGGCTTTGAAGTGGGAGAAAGCTCGGTGCAAAGCGCATCAGACCTGTCTGCGTACAAAGTAGACTTGCAACAAGATGTTAGTAAATGCGTGACTTTAATAATGACAGTATTAGTAATCCCCTTAACATGATAATTACATTGCATAGTGATTAAATCAAATAACATCTCCTCTACGTTTGCGCAGCaacaactgtattttttttttcctcattgcaCCATCTTCTTTAAACAAAAAAGGCAGACAACCTGGGATTGATATATTGTTAAAggaataaaacataaacacGGCACTCACCTCAGCATCTGCAACAACAACCGCAGGACCCTGCAGAGCTACGGGAACTTTCCATGTAGGATGGTTTCGCTATTAAAAAATGCTGTCTTTGAGAATGACTAAAtacgaccaaaaaaaaaaaaaaaaaaaaaggcttcgtCGCTCATACATGCTCGTTTTTCCACAGCATTGGGGTTTGTGATGTCCGTGTGTTAAGAGAGCATCCTGCACCAACAACTCATATTTTCGTTCTGCTTTGTAGCCGGTGACAGAACCGGTTCAAAGCTGTTCTTGCTGGTCCAGCAGCAACAGCATCTTGAGCGCAGCTATCGGAGGAAACGCGCTGTTTATCCTTGCGCGCCTGGCGCGCTCAGCTGACGGAGGACTCGTCTGCGCCTCAAGATGTGATggtttattctgtttgtttttttttgttttttttttacattttcagtgcTTGTAAGTAAGCGTTCAGCGTCAATGTgtgcttacacaaacacaaaagcaagAACCTAGTTTCCGGGTcgttcctttttaaaaaaaaaaaaaaaaaatttatattcaAAAACAACCTCCTGTATCAAACTGAAAATGCCTCCGTCTGCTGAAGCGCAAAGTTGGACGTTTATATGCTGATGAAGGGGAATTAGGTGTCAGGGTCATGTCTCTCATGGAACATTGTGAACATTTCTATCAGTCCAGTCTGAACCggttggtgggggggttgatgtTGATTCTCCGAATCGGGTGGTCTtggctcaccccccccccccccccaaactttGCAGATTTCTAATTAattgaaaacacacaatgcaATTAAGACCATCTGTTCGTACAAAAAAATAGGTTTCCCTTATTTATTTGAGCCtgaattcagttttattctaaatattttGAGTTAATTTTTCATCAGTGGGTGTACAGCAGGACGTTTTTGACATTGTTtcattaacatttcatttaatatCAAACAAATAACCATTCCGCTCAACACCAGCATTTTGCAGGGAATACATTCATGTTTGTCACCTCCATTTACTAAAACTACATTTCTGTTCttgaaaaatacattaattcaATGATCCATAAAACAGGTATACTGTACTTACATTTGCGTTATCATCCCCCTCACATCATTTACTCAGTATTGGAGAATTGGTGTTGAGCAAACATTTTGGAGGTGCTCAAGAGGACGATAGCAGGCATTATCTTTTCTTATctacatgatgcagaggaggaaggtagacattcAGTGTGTacaagagaccaggtggaaaggtagcaaggctagaagtttaggagcagggttcaagttgttctttCATGGTGCAGataagaagagaaatggagtaggagttatcttgaaggatgagtttgttaggaatgtcctggaggtaaaaaagagtgtcagatagagtgatgagtctgaagctagaaatagaaggtgtgatggtcaatgttgttagtgggtatgctccacaggtaggaagtgagctggagga
This is a stretch of genomic DNA from Antennarius striatus isolate MH-2024 chromosome 11, ASM4005453v1, whole genome shotgun sequence. It encodes these proteins:
- the LOC137604227 gene encoding monocarboxylate transporter 9-like, translating into MAASTEVMDGGWGWMIVVASFMAQLLAYGSPQSVGVLYPEWLHAFQEGKGVTAWVGSIVAGVGLVASPVCSICVDNFGARPVTIFSGVMVAGGLMLSAFAPNVQFLIFSYGIVVGLGCGLVYAATLTITCQYFDKRRGLALGIVTTGTSVGTFIYATAQNELIVLYGLDGCLLIIGAVALNIMACAGFMRPLNMPRYYLKQKAALERSTEEQLFEKPPFQEDLKIKTGSNSASPEKTLMVKELLITIDASDLATETEKKKSSFLSGLAIMKVIQKKQQSYSKYIQSMYEILQDQAMVAYCIAVFLFSLGAYPPVLFIEDVAQSQGLIEEVSFIPLVSIGAIATCVGKLVLGVLVDIRWINSLYLYAFTMFAGGMSLLLIPITKSYFGLQILSVILGFFSGNWSLTSYITTKIVGLERLSQAYGILMFFGGIGIMLGPPVVGWFFDWTQSYDYAFYFSGGCVVMGSFIFFLLTLPCWNRKDDNNRRDVLYTTSCDKVASVA